A region of Silurus meridionalis isolate SWU-2019-XX chromosome 15, ASM1480568v1, whole genome shotgun sequence DNA encodes the following proteins:
- the ca4c gene encoding carbonic anhydrase IV c codes for MWSTLIVSGLLLAPCIHSVQWCYQSQYSCDVNCKDPSQWDKAFPECGGQTQSPINIVTQKARHAPHLTPIIFEGYTQTLNVTVQNVGYSAVLALPPSLRIRGGDLPATYKAIQLHLHWGVEDGLGSEHTIDGEQYPMELHIVHIKEQYNTLKEAMNDSVGVAGLAFFYEVSTKENQKFNEVIEALGRIPYNGNSTTLQNFRLTDILPPLEKLSSYYRYSGSLTVPGCDEAIIWTIFQEFFYISQQQLVDVTKQLRFETGHPMIETYRPVQKLNGRMVYKSTACSFTSSGPVILCLCFLCVFRLIESIFT; via the exons ATGTGGTCCACTCTTATTGTGTCAGGCCTTCTTCTTGCTCCATGTATCCACTCCG TTCAGTGGTGCTACCAGAGCCAATACTCATGTGATGTAAATTGCAAAG ATCCTAGTCAGTGGGACAAAGCCTTTCCAGAATGTGGAGGCCAGACACAATCACCCATTAACATTGTCACGCAAAAGGCAAGGCATGCCCCCCACCTAACCCCGATCATCTTTGAAGGCTACACACAAACTCTGAATGTCACTGTGCAAAATGTTGGATATAGTG CTGTGCTTGCACTTCCACCATCTCTGCGGATCCGAGGTGGGGATCTGCCTGCCACTTACAAGGCCATCCAGCTGCATCTACACTGGGGAGTGGAAGATGGGTTAGGCTCAGAACACACCATAGATGGGGAGCAGTATCCCATGGAA CTTCATATTGTTCATATCAAAGAGCAGTACAATACCCTAAAAGAAGCCATGAATGATTCAGTGGGGGTAGCTGGTCTTGCTTTCTTCTATGAG GTCTCCACAAAGGAAAACCAAAAATTCAATGAAGTAATTGAGGCTTTGGGTAGAATTCCATATAATG GGAACAGCACCACTCTCCAGAATTTCCGGTTGACTGATATCTTGCCTCCATTAGAGAAGCTTTCCAGTTACTACCGTTACTCAGGTTCTTTGACCGTTCCAGGCTGTGATGAGGCCATCATCTGGACCATCTTCCAGGAGTTTTTTTACATCAGCCAACAACAG CTGGTGGATGTAACAAAGCAGTTGCGGTTCGAGACAGGACATCCCATGATTGAAACCTACCGCCCAGTGCAGAAGCTAAACGGGCGCATGGTGTACAAATCCACGGCATGTTCCTTTACGTCATCAGGACCAGTcattctgtgtctgtgtttcctttgtgtttttAGGCTGATCGAGAGTATATTCACATAA
- the asl gene encoding argininosuccinate lyase: MAAAEGNKLWGGRFVGSTDPIMEKFNASISYDQRMWNADIRGSKAYVKALHKAKLVTQEEMMQIQNGLDQVLGEWSSGTFQIKPGDEDIHTANERRLKELIGEAAGKLHTGRSRNDQVVTDMRLWLRDAIATLKGNTIQLITTMVERAAVEINILFPGYTHMQRAQPIRWSHWILSHTVALSRDVEQLEEIKKRVNVLPLGSGAIAGNPFNIDRELLRNELNFDGISINSMDATGQRDFVAEFLFWGSMCLMHLSKMAEDLILYSTKEFSFITLSDAYSTGSSLMPQKKNADSLELIRSKAGRVFGRCAGFMMVLKGLPSTYNKDLQEDKEAMFDTYDSLHAVLQVATGVMSTLEVNQKAMEAALSPDMLATDLAYYLVRKGMPFREAHSCSGKAVFQAESKGVPLNQLTMEDLHTASPLFGSDVSALWDYTSSVEQYSASGGTARSSVTAQIEQMRAWLKVHSV, from the exons ATGGCAGCTGCCGAA GGAAACAAGTTATGGGGCGGCAGGTTTGTAGGGAGCACTGATCCCATCATGGAGAAGTTCAATGCCTCAATATCATACGACCAGCGCATGTGGAATGCAGACATCAGGGGCAGTAAAGCCTACGTGAAGGCATTGCACAAAGCTAAACTGGTCACGCAGGAGGAAATGATGCAGATTCAGAACGGCCTTGATCAG GTTTTGGGTGAATGGTCCAGTGGTACGTTCCAGATTAAACCAGGAGATGAGGATATTCACACAGCCAATGAGCGTAGACTAAAG gAACTGATTGGAGAGGCAGCTGGAAAGCTTCATACCGGCAGGAGCAGGAATGATCAA GTTGTGACAGATATGAGGCTGTGGTTACGGGATGCTATCGCCACCCTGAAAGGAAACACCATTCAACTTATAACTACCATGGTGGAAAGGGCAGCAGT GGAAATCAACATCCTTTTTCCTGGATACACTCACATGCAGAGAGCACAGCCAATCAGGTGGAGCCACTGGATTCTCAg TCACACAGTGGCACTAAGCAGAGATGTGGAGCAGCTGGAGGAAATCAAGAAACGGGTCAATGTTCTGCCTTTGGGAAG TGGAGCGATCGCTGGAAACCCCTTTAATATTGATAGAGAGCTTCTTCGTAATG AGCTCAACTTTGACGGGATCAGCATCAACAGCATGGATGCAACCGGGCAGAGAGATTTTGTTG ccgAGTTCCTCTTCTGGGGATCGATGTGTCTCATGCACCTCAGTAAGATGGCAGAGGATTTGATCCTGTACAGCACCAAAGAATTCTCTTTTATTACACTATCGGATGCATATAG TACAGGGAGCAGTCTGATGCCGCAGAAGAAGAATGCTGACAGTCTGGAGCTCATCCGAAGCAAAGCAGGGCGAGTGTTTGGCAGG TGTGCAGGATTTATGATGGTACTTAAAGGCCTCCCCAGCACATACAACAAAGATCTACAG gaGGATAAAGAGGCCATGTTTGACACCTATGATTCATTGCATGCTGTACTGCAGGTGGCTACAGGTGTCATGTCCACACTGgag GTGAATCAGAAAGCCATGGAGGCAGCACTTAGTCCAGACATGCTGGCCACTGATTTGGCCTACTACCTTGTCAGGAAAGGA ATGCCTTTTAGGGAAGCTCATAGCTGCTCAGGGAAAGCTGTCTTTCAAGCAGAGTCTAAAGGTGTCCCACTGAACCAACTTACCATGGAAGACCTCCATACTGCAAG TCCCCTGTTCGGCAGTGACGTGTCCGCATTGTGGGACTACACAAGCAGTGTGGAGCAGTACAGCGCCTCTGGTGGCACAGCACGGAGTAGCGTTACAGCACAGATAGAACAAATGAGAGCCTGGCTGAAGGTCCACAGTGTTTAA